Proteins from a genomic interval of Medicago truncatula cultivar Jemalong A17 chromosome 3, MtrunA17r5.0-ANR, whole genome shotgun sequence:
- the LOC11443027 gene encoding cytochrome P450 94B3, which yields MLFYFIFFAIIFLFLLFKRIILTHNPKNHISYFTTSTHTPPSYPIIGCLISFYKNSHRLLDFYTHLLSQSPTQTILINRLGARRTIITANPLNVEYILKTNFTNFPKGKPFTEILSDLLGCGIFNVDGKLWSKQRKIGSHEFTTRSLKDFVAKTLEDEVQQRLIPLLELASDGNHVIDMQDVLRRLTFEIVCKVSLGYDPCCLDLSKPLPPLLSAFDKASEISAIRSHSPIHLIWKIKRVLNLGSEKLLKEAVKLVHESVNEIIRKKKKEISERNNVSGSDLLTKLLEGGHDEIMVRDMVISFIMAGRDTTSAAMTWLLWLLSKNPSQEDLIVKGVKEVLGGKNKDDEFELMRSFDYEGLKEMKYLKACLCESMRLYPPVAWDSKHAANNDVLPDGTRVGKGDRVTYFPYGMGRMEALWGKDWNEFKPERWFEEPIEEGGNNNEGVLKYVSPYKFSVFQAGPRVCLGKDMAFIQMEYVVASILNQFEIRPVSIDQPVFVPFLTAYMDGGFNVRVHKRVQNGTYGRKMGA from the coding sequence ATGTTGTTCTACTTCATTTTCTTTGCTATTATCTTCCTCTTCCTTCTCTTCAAGAGAATAATACTAACTCACAATCCCAAAAACCATATTTCATATTTCACCACTTCTACTCACACCCCTCCTTCATACCCCATCATAGGTTGCCTTATCTCATTCTACAAAAACAGCCACCGCCTTCTAGATTTCTACACTCACCTTCTCTCCCAATCTCCAACTCAAACAATCCTCATCAACCGCCTCGGCGCACGCCGAACCATCATAACCGCCAATCCTCTCAATGTTGAATACATCCTCAAAACCAATTTCACCAACTTCCCTAAAGGTAAACCCTTCACAGAAATTCTCAGTGACCTTTTAGGTTGCGGCATATTCAATGTAGATGGAAAGTTATGGTCAAAACAACGTAAAATAGGTAGCCATGAATTCACAACAAGGTCTCTCAAAGACTTTGTTGCAAAGACACTTGAAGATGAAGTTCAACAAAGACTTATTCCATTGCTTGAATTGGCTTCTGATGGAAACCATGTTATTGACATGCAAGATGTTTTGAGGAGACTCACATTTGAAATTGTGTGTAAAGTTTCACTTGGCTATGATCCTTGTTGTTTGGATTTATCTAAACCTTTGCCACCACTTTTGTCGGCGTTCGACAAAGCTTCCGAGATAAGTGCAATACGCTCGCATTCACcgattcatttgatttggaagatCAAGAGGGTGCTTAATTTAGGGTCTGAGAAATTGCTTAAAGAAGCTGTTAAACTCGTTCACGAATCAGTGAACGAAATaataaggaagaagaaaaaagaaattagtgAAAGAAATAATGTTAGTGGGAGTGATTTGTTGACAAAGTTGTTGGAAGGAGGGCATGATGAAATCATGGTGAGAGATATGGTTATTAGTTTTATCATGGCAGGGAGAGACACGACGTCGGCGGCAATGACATGGCTTCTTTGGTtattgtcaaagaatccaagcCAAGAGGATTTGATAGTAAAAGGAGTGAAGGAAGTTCTTGGAGGAAAAAACAAAGATGATGAGTTTGAGTTGATGAGATCTTTTGATTATGAAGGTTTGAAAGAGATGAAGTATTTGAAAGCTTGTTTGTGCGAATCGATGAGGTTGTATCCACCGGTGGCGTGGGATTCGAAGCATGCTGCCAACAATGATGTGTTGCCGGATGGAACTAGGGTTGGGAAAGGTGATAGGGTGACTTATTTTCCTTATGGGATGGGGAGGATGGAGGCCTTATGGGGTAAAGATTGGAATGAGTTTAAACCAGAGCGGTGGTTTGAAGAACCGATCGAAGAAGGAGGTAATAATAACGAGGGGGTTTTGAAATATGTGAGCCCTTACAAGTTTTCGGTTTTTCAGGCCGGTCCAAGAGTTTGTCTTGGGAAAGACATGGCTTTTATTCAAATGGAATACGTTGTGGCTTCAATTTTGAACCAATTTGAAATTAGGCCCGTATCGATTGACCAACCGGTTTTTGTTCCCTTTCTTACGGCTTATATGGATGGTGGGTTCAACGTGAGGGTCCACAAAAGAGTTCAAAATGGAACGTATGGCCGCAAAATGGGAGCATAG